Part of the Nicotiana sylvestris chromosome 2, ASM39365v2, whole genome shotgun sequence genome, aaaaaggtctttctttggaccgtaacgtggggttttggatagggctagaaagaaagggtattagcggctcaaaacgaatcaatttaggttcaaaatttacaaccttcggaaccggcTTTCTTTACATCaagcacaacttctgccccagtttcttgcttggggatttttattttttgctttacactatgttacactatgcacattatgcacattatgcaccctatgaccgagttgtgaggcgcctacgtatcctctttgaggaatcaggtcaaacgtagttcccaattcctcttttgtttttcatttacctattattttcttttcttttctttcttttacttatttctcctttctcttttgtcgttttgttgttttcttttttttttctttatcttccatgcttgtgttttctagtcgttgctactgaccccgaacgaggggtacgaaagaaaaacaataaggctcaaTAGGGGTAACGAAGGATGAAGTGTTTAGGAAGCggaataaaatgtcttcgtcattccagtcatcaaaacatgccaagtgcaaacaacacaattaaacaaagatttgtagccttttctgatggtgctggacttgacaattatattcacacatttgctttttcatttgtcctctctaaagcaccgttgggcaacactctcactctcattatcatgaacgaccctcatgtcaatttggcgaatcttacctttaacggttttctttatgttttacttgccacagttccacatgactcgagctccgaataatctcaaaccgtccttatttcttttaaatgttctgatcacctttccagggttttatgattaacttttaagattaggcccaaactgtgtgcgcatgtcatgtcactagaatctgCGATGAACGAggacaaaacaaaaggataaaaagaattaaacaaagaagatgactggaaataataaaagaccgggttttgcattagactaacggtgaaatggtttgaataacaaaacaaacaaaaacaaaccagaataaaatcccaaaacaaacctagacaaaactgaacaaaccgctatgacaaaaatggaaagataagaaagtttgacacaagacaatatccgaattacaaccctaagcataatccggacaacagaaatgacaacaaaataagccactaAAAGTTTCTCTCTtattaaccaaggaacggagcgtcctctcACTTTATCAAatctggcatcttagccactgagcttcgcatcaatattgccaagaccattaccaactttaatatcatcaacctcagtcaacaagttcccaataggattcgagtgcttctgtcatcaggcctcatcccacaaagtgtgcatcataatgtgcaggtaaaggattctgcgtgatattctaggtgtcattgtcttggattacaataggttttcctggatcttgtgtttccggcttaccacaaaccaaccaccttaactttctttgcgattcaaaataaaacaggttagaatggactcagtcggtcctcattattaacatctttttccctttttttctttttttcttttctcatttttttttcgattttcatttttttctctttttttgttgtggtcgaatcttatggagattgtctacgtatcatgaccccgcatgaatcagaccttgcgtagttcggacaaaatgaaaggtaacaacaatgaaacattttttttttgaattatcaattttcataataaaacaaactgggtttcaaaggtttaaagatgacctacaaactcgaaaatcaaacaacccacatattctaatcaaaagatttacaaactcaaaaacaaacggccggctttctttctccgtttgacaaatgcaaccaaacggttatttttgtaaatgtggccccttccaaatttcacatgaattttgaggccggggaggattattttatgacactttacaaacttgtccgttcttttacgaaaatagcctttcgacaactgaaagatactctaaggctatttcagcaagaacggtttaagacactgtcaAAGCTgactcggcttattttgactaaaaatccaaacggtattcacctggccgcggactcttctttttttttttaaataaaataaaataaaataaaagacctgGTGTTTCAAACACATcctttcagcgtctcggggacaaagattttaaggctgcgttagctaaccggccaaaatcctaaaaaatgacccaaggtgactgtttatacaaagtcagccttccggcgtccctttcggaaacattcggctattttcgacaaaaacagcatcacccgaattatttatgactctttttattttttcaaaatagaagacccgatattgcacacacgacctttcaacgcctcggggacgtaaATGTTAAAGGTTGTGAGGGTCAATCGGTCAAAATCTAAAAAATGACCCCCAAAGTGGCTGtctgtgcaaagtcagccttccggcgtccctttcgggaacattcggctatgttttgacaaaacaacgtcaACCGAcatctttatgatgaaattaaaatttgacatatttttttttttgctattttttttttttgcaaaaggggaggttggacatcacccgacttatttatgacaaaattaaaattttaacatgttttttatttgtttttggctattttagcaaaaggggaggttggacccgatgaggattgcctacgtatctcacatccggtgagaatcaaatccGCGTAGTTCGAGATCAGAAATAAAGGAAATTAACTAACTCCTTTTTTTCGAATAAAAATACGTACAAAGAAGAGAGGAAATAATTTtgaatttcgatttttttttttttttttggaaagctCGAAAATcttcaaaagaaaaaggaaatatttttggactattactctgaatttctgaaagaaatactacaaaagaaaagaaaaaaaaatatttttgaagtttgaattttcttttgaattttttaaacaaatattttggattttgagagattagaaggaaatatttttgcattattttttttaattgaggtctaaaagactgagtaatggaaaatattttttggattttttggaatATGGTAGGCCGGAACCcaagaggtttgcctacgtatctcacatccggtgagaatcagacccgcgtagttcgggaataaaacaaactatattatttttttatttttttattttttattttattttatttttaaaaaataaacaagactctttttcattttcattttttcgtgggaagacaaactattttccttttctatttttgaaaacaagacagaacaacgaccctttttttttaattttcctttgcttttagtaaaacaaactaataaaacattttctcaaaatttcggcaaagtttcgacagtatttgggcattgggtttttttccaaaaataaacaatcaactccctaaccgctatcttttttttttcttttcctcaattttacaatattcctgatattcaaaagccggtcaacacacacgtccgaatcaaataaatgcacaagtagcagcaagtaagatgcatcaagatggtcattttcattttttggtacacctgtcctagacagacccaacccctgtgttgagcctccaaagtcaaatgcacgtgatgcaaacaaacgttcctactagggatccgacatgaagctgagttattctaggttcataacctgggtatttgttctagactgtgtacccgagcggacaactcgagtcgaggagggggctacgtaccggggacccgcgggatcgtccggctttataacttatccggcctctttcttatttcaggtattgacactaacagaatagggagtctcgaccagcgagctcctccccggaggtaagaagagaagggtttcggcacagtttatatatagttcagataatatcaaagcggtaaaagcatcatttagcacattgagcccaaacatgtaacaaaatcagataaaaccaaatataacaatttatctaagctcgaatttctaaccctgaaccagtggttctgggttcaattccccagcagagtcgccagagctgtcacacctcctttttccacccccgcaaggggtgaaggagttttttcaattaaaggacaatcgaaacgggatttatttatttatttcagagtcgccacttgggagatttagggtgtcccaagtcaccaattttaatcccgaatcgaggaaaagaatgactctatattacagtctgcgtaccagaaatccggataaggaattctgttaacccgggagaaggtgttaggcattcccgagttccgtggttctagcacggtcgctcaactgtcatattcggcttgattatctgatttaatacatgttgaacttatgcgtgaattttaacttttaaccgcttttatcattattattatttttatcaagaattgcaacatcgtggaaatacagctcgaaccacgtcacatcaatgcacacgtggttgttggcacatttcaactctgttgagatttggatttgggtcacataaatgtgcacccgagtttaataagataacattattaaatacacgcctaaagactaacgcgttgttattttgggtaaggccgtgaaatttgctaaatggcccatcccggaatctaactatttaatacatacatttaacgagggccccgccatttatgtgtttatccagcgaggctcatctcatttattttaaaaggacaatcctaaagtgactacattttattaagtttgtctctaaaataaaatctctaaattaattacatgtttttttaaaaaaaaaaaaggacgtgacttattagttattagtctaagacaaatgcaaatggaaaattgcaatcgagtttgtacaaagagagattgctttcgttctatattctattatttaataacactagaaCGTGAGATTGACGCACAgtaatatcaaaaacaaattaactattctttgattaatttaaactaacattattagatgacttGAACTATTGGAATTGACTATGTGTGAGACAaaaccattttttcttttcttctcttttttcgaCTTGTCGAAGAAATGCGTCAATGCTTAAAAAACGACATTAGGCTAACTTCAATCACTAACATTCGAGAATATTAGTTACTAGcattattcacatgtttgtagaaatagattcaacagtCCATTTTATGCATTCGGCGAGCATTTGCGCGATATTAATGAATGAGATATCCTAATATACAAATCAGTAGAAAAACTAGatcaaacttaaagcttcaaatcttcatgtaTATTCATGCTTATGTTTTCGGCTTACAAATGACCAaggttacagttgtgtacctggaaatggcaatacaagaagaaaagaaggaggagtcagcagcagtaacaatACGGCAAcacaacagcaacccaacagcagcaagTCAAACCAGATTCGAGGCCCGAGAAAGTTTGAAGAAAACCAAGCAAGCTCGATAGgacaaacccaaaagtttgtaaaagacttaaacaacaacaaaccaCATCACCACAAACAGACTGAACCAcacgtgtattaaacccgaaactaaattcgtctctcactttgtttttgttttctctatttaaactctccaacactctcttaagattttcagaatgtcttcctctctcCCAAAAATCCTCTCTAAAAAACTATATCTCAAAAATGTCCTCCAAAAATCCCTCCTTTTCTATGTCaaaatgactcttatttatagcaagactcttgtctcgaaccactaacccgaaatattcttttaattgcatgtcttgcccccactacttaatgtttttcttatttaattcccttgtccctcatgcctacatgttttgtcccccactacattaaacaaatatatcaacctcactccattatatcttgtcccccatgcttaacttaaataattatattattccTCCACTATATTATGTCTTggcccccactatattaaacaattatatcacctccccactaacttatgtcttgtcccccataatgtactattttaatattgttaatgcctagtggacagagcacttagattaaataattgttcaaatgttcaattccaaaaatacccctccgaccttactgaaattaccattttacccctgaacgtactgcaatttaccaatctacccccatcagctataaccaattcacctaatcaattccaaccaaaatacagcaaatataaccaatttctaaacaaattcaaacaacaaatcccatgaacacagattgaacaacatcaaattaatgggaataagttaaccatattgggaaccaatcctggttaacttagacaaaaatgaatgagcaaggagacaacaatattaacaacaaagatacatgattcaaactaaatcaaaaaattaaaaaccaaaacataaactcacattaaatcactggattagaaacgaactttaaacaaaaatgaacataaattaaatctatattaaacaacaaacatgacggattcaaacgatttaaactaacactcttctatattaaaactaaatccttttaaattaataaaacaaactaaagaaataattaattgaacttcaacttaaatctaaaaacattataattactaacaatttctacctaaaaataaacaagaaaaatgaaacaaactgaagaaaaaataagaaaaacgataaacacgaattggttaaaccaactaaccggatcggaacgacgatgaacttgaacgaaaataaatctgcccggaaacaattatcgcaccaaaataactcgacgccgaagacgaccacgaacggacgatcAAAGAAGATGCTCGTTTGGTATCGTTTGGAAAACGAGGCAGTGGCAGCCCGTCAAAGAAGATGGacgaagcagaaggcagcagcacCCCGGAGAAACAGCAGTTGCTGTTGCTGCGTCGCCAAACTGGAGGTCGACTAGGCAGTTACGGAGGCAGTGAAACAGCAGCAACTGCTACTGCGGGACATGgagctcgacgaggcagctggAGGTGAAGCAGAAGCTCGTCGAGGCAGTTGGAGGTCGACTGGGCAGTGTTGACGATGGGTTGTTCGACTGAAGGAGATGACGAAGAAGTAGCAGCCATGGGTTCtgtttggacgtagcagaagcagcAAAAGCGAGGTGCTAGGGTGCATGGTCGTCGaggaaggcagccatgggagctcgagctcgaactcgacgacgaagaagaaggCAGCTTGCTTGGTTTTTTGTTTGGAGTTGCCTCGCGTGAGGAGGAAGATGATGGTGGTGGTTTGGTGTTGTCCATGGCTGGGCGTAGCAGAAGGCATCCATGGAAGCTCGAGCTGGAGGTCgtgaggatgatgaagaagatgaagcagaggGATCATTCATGGTGgtcaacgaagaagatgaagcagtccGCTTGGCTTTTGGTTTGGAGCTGTGTGCGTGTGCTCGTGTCGAAGAAGACGATGCAAGGGCAGCCATGGAAGGGGGCTTGGAagcttggagaagatggagagaaagaCAGGGGGCGGATGGGTTTAGTCTTAGGGTTAGGAAAATGAAATGAAGATTAGGAGGGGTTAGGtcatttggggttatggggcggactgggtcgacccgtgttgaaatggaccgggtcatggggaaggttgggtatctttgggcttgtggtttgaatttgaagaaaaggcccaattccgattttctttatattttttgctctattttctttcactttctaattaataaaactaacattctaaattaaattataaactaaattaacttataaaaaatactaattaattcctagcgacaaatatcatacataattaaacacctATTAAAACAAAATTTCACAATctgacattgaatgctaaaaatgcaaacggtgcatatttttgtaattttcattcttgtaaaacaaacttaattattcctaattgtagaattaaatcctaaatgcaaatgcgacatatttttgtatttttttattaatttaacaaataaacatgcacagacaaatacaaataattatccaaaaatgtcacaaaaattctcaaaattgcataccaaggaaaatcgttttattttaaatttttgggagtaattctttcatagggcaaaaatcacatgcttacaagGGTcatgcaaagaaaagaaaaattatacATTTCAGATATCTTCTGTaagattaaaaaaaacatatatctTCGGTAAATCTTCTAAACATACTAATTATCAATTATATACATTATCACCTTAATTTATACTTAATCATGTAAATTCATACAATTTAATGTAAACATCAAATTTATTCCTGTGCAAGGCGTtcacaaaatacataaaacaaGAACTTGGTAATAGACAAGGTAAAATGGTCTTTGTTTttataaaatcatcaatcaataGTAGGGGAAAAATTTCAACAATCAATGAATGAAAATTGAATTAACACGAAATTGATACGGTTTTCACTCTAAGCAAATTTAGGGCCCATTTGGtcataaaaaatatttcttttttcgaacttttttttttttacttctgtTCGAATTCAGCGTTTAGCCATAAAATTTTCGATTCACTTAAAAATGAATATcagaattttttgaaaattcgaaaaactccaaaaagcttTTTTTCacttcagatcactcacaaaaattaaaaaacaacccaaaattatatttatgaccaaacacaactctaattttcaaatatcattttcacttgaatatttttttcacttttttcctaaattttacaattattatgtccaaacgcccactgagagaagctcatcttttattttttgggacACGTCTAGTTAGACGTAGTACAAGATCGTAAATAACTCAACGAACAGAGAAAAGAGGAATAAAAGGACAGGATCCAACAGACCTCTGAAATTGTGGCGTGATCAAGCTCACCCTTCCAAAATCCGAGTCCCAAATTCCACTTGAATGCAAAAGAAAATGGAACTACTAAAACTAAAAAAGAGAGCACAGCTTTAATACTGCTAATTAAAGACAAAACACTTTTGCAACTTGCTGTACAAATATTTGAAATTTGACACTTGCAACAAGGCAATGCTCCAAAAGTCAGTTTAAGACCCCTTGCACCATTTTGTTTATGTAAACCGGGTTTACATAAACCCCTTGCTGCTCCTATGTGCACAGCACGGGCCAGAGCAAGAGAGACAAAAGGCTAAGAGTTTTATCTACGTTCATAGTTTACAAATGGGAATGAACCAGATGATCTGTGAGTTCCCACCATTCCAGGAAAACGTGGATGATTACTAGACTGAGATACATACCTAGGATATGAAAAATTAGGATAGCTTCCATGATCATATTGTTGATGTTCTGGAGCAGGCAGAGCATAAGAGGAATAAGAGCTTAAATGTGATCTTGGTGCTGAATGCCAGTTAGATGAATAAGAATATGGTACTCCTTGGCCATAATAATCTGATTCAAAATGGCGGAAATTATTCGCTGAAAAATAATTGAACTGTAATGAGGTCTCCCCAATGGCAGGCACAAAGTTTGGATGCCTCATAGGGGCTCTACTATTTCTGGACTCTGCCAAATTCAATCTCCCAGGTGAACGAGGCTTTTCATGGTGGTGTTTTGTTCTTTTGCTTCCTACCTTTGCTTTCCCGCGTTCATCAATAGAACAATTATGTTTCTTTACTTTTCTTGTCTGTATCGTCTTGCTTGGCCTCCTATGATGATCAAGTTTCTGACGCTTGTTACCTACATGTACCAAAAACTACATTAGAGTAAACATAAAGGTGATACATCAATTTAATTTTCAATAAGGGCACCTTTATTTTTAGAGGATGCTTTTGTCGGCTTTAtcgattttgattttcttgttgctCTAATAAATCTTGCTGCTTCTCCACGTTTGTGCTTCTCTGCAAGCACTTCTAATCTTTCCTTTTCATTCTTCCATCTCTAATAAAGCAGCAGCAAGAAATACCGTTAAAATGTTAGAATATCTGAAAGGAATTGCAGGTACTCCAGAGTAGCTGCGGGTTCACCTGTCTGAAAGTCTTCAACTTATAAAGGTTTCGTCCCTTTACAAGCAATGGAAAAAGTGCAGATAATTGTTTAACCCCTCGACTCCATAACACCTCAACCTTGTTAATCACAAAAATTAGAGGATGGAGAAATTTTGAGCAAAACTTTGCGCATGACATTGCACGAAAGGGTTATTATTAGAAGGATGATACAGCTAGGTATTCAAGTGCTACAATTGGATTTTGTGCCAAGTTGCAAGCTTATATCCACATAACTATGGGTCAAGATTTCAACCCTTATACATCTCTCAAAACTTTCTATTGAGCCTTACCGTAAAGGTATGCTGCTGTTTGGCAACACCATAACTCTCCTTAACAATCCTCCCAGCAATGGTTCTCTTCCCTAATAGTTCTCCACCCCTTGTCATCTTGTCAAAACTTAGAAACACGACACAGTTAATCCAAGAATCAAAGACCACTTCACACTGACAAAATGTGAAACAAACAGGAGAATCAATTAGGTGAATACTTCTTGTACACTTTCTGTGTGAATAATACAACATCTCCTTTACATACGTCACCTGCAGAATCACCAGTCTCAATACTCAAAGATGGaaaaaaacaaaagggaaaataaagaagtataagaaaagagagaaggtGTCATGATGCCAAATATAAACTACCGGTGCAGTTAATGGTAAATGATGATTTGGGATATAGTCTTTGACCATTTCCATCTTTCATCCTGTGAACAAATCAAGTAATAGGACTTTCCATtagcaaaaaggaaaaaaataaaagaaactacTGGGAAAGGAACAAGAGATTTCAAAATATAGACTTACAACATCATACTATTTACAATTAGTTCCTTACTAAGTGAAAACTGAGACCATGAAGAATTAATGAATTGTGCTGCCGCTTCAATCATgttgtggttagaccggccatgttgtatggggcagagtgttggccggttaagaactcccatatccagaggatgaaggtagcagagatgaggatgctgaggtggatgtgcgggcacactaggatagacaagattaggaatgaagatattcggaagaaggtgggcgtggcccctgtggatgacaagatgcgacacgtgcagaggagaagccttgatgcaccggtgaggaggtgtgagcagtTGGCCGTGGTGGGTACGAGAAGATGTAGAGGGAGGCCTAAGAAGCATTGgtgagaggtgatcaggcaggacatggtacgactgcagatttccgaggacatggcccttgataggaaggtctggaggtcaagcattagggttgtaggttagggggtagTAGAACTTTCCTTACTTCATACCGGGGGTGAGGCGGGGTTGGATTAGGGTTGATCTTAGATGGCTTGCAGTTTATGTTGAATCCACACTATCCTTGCTGTTTATATTAGCCCCGGGCCTTAGATACtggttactgttattgcatgtcattcatcttttggttgttatgcttctgttactattacggtttctactggagttactaatgaattgtcttttcttatttttttttattttcgtctttctgagccgagggtctatcggaaacagcctctctgccctatcggggtaggggtaaggtctgcgtatacattaccctccccagaccccacttggtaggattttactgggtagttgttgttgttgttgtttgctgGAGCTTCAATCACTTACGCTGCCTTCTTTTACTTGTTTTTGTTGAGTGGGAAGCACCAAGCTCACAGGACAATGAGCTATTGCAAGTAACCAAATTAATTCAATATCTTTCTATATGCAACTTTTTAGCACATTGATTGAGATGTCAATAGAAGAATGAAATTTCTGATTTTCAGAGTCATTGTGGAACAAGTGCCTCTGGAACTAAAAGAACATAAggtcaaaacaaaaaaaaaactaaagattCCTGATGTATTGGCATACTCAGTGCCATAGCTGGACAATAAGTGCAAGACATTCAAAAGAGAAAAGCCAT contains:
- the LOC104211381 gene encoding zinc finger CCCH domain-containing protein 62-like isoform X3 — protein: MATRRGAKRSVIEISSSSEEGDEEESEPLSESDDDDFDSSASSESDGDYEEYDDEDDIEEEIKESGCDRVLRLLQGGRELKKLKGELRKLTLTDYKAYLRSNGLRLSGTKEECVERIIEHWRMKDGNGQRLYPKSSFTINCTGDVCKGDVVLFTQKVYKNFDKMTRGGELLGKRTIAGRIVKESYGVAKQQHTFTVEVLWSRGVKQLSALFPLLVKGRNLYKLKTFRQRWKNEKERLEVLAEKHKRGEAARFIRATRKSKSIKPTKASSKNKGNKRQKLDHHRRPSKTIQTRKVKKHNCSIDERGKAKVGSKRTKHHHEKPRSPGRLNLAESRNSRAPMRHPNFVPAIGETSLQFNYFSANNFRHFESDYYGQGVPYSYSSNWHSAPRSHLSSYSSYALPAPEHQQYDHGSYPNFSYPRYTTVTLVICKPKT
- the LOC104211381 gene encoding zinc finger CCCH domain-containing protein 62-like isoform X2 — its product is MATRRGAKRSVIEISSSSEEGDEEESEPLSESDDDDFDSSASSESDGDYEEYDDEDDIEEEIKESGCDRVLRLLQGGRELKKLKGELRKLTLTDYKAYLRSNGLRLSGTKEECVERIIEHWRMKDGNGQRLYPKSSFTINCTGDVCKGDVVLFTQKVYKNFDKMTRGGELLGKRTIAGRIVKESYGVAKQQHTFTVEVLWSRGVKQLSALFPLLVKGRNLYKLKTFRQRWKNEKERLEVLAEKHKRGEAARFIRATRKSKSIKPTKASSKNKGNKRQKLDHHRRPSKTIQTRKVKKHNCSIDERGKAKVGSKRTKHHHEKPRSPGRLNLAESRNSRAPMRHPNFVPAIGETSLQFNYFSANNFRHFESDYYGQGVPYSYSSNWHSAPRSHLSSYSSYALPAPEHQQYDHGSYPNFSYPSFSSSIFFCIQVEFGTRILEG
- the LOC104211381 gene encoding zinc finger CCCH domain-containing protein 62-like isoform X1, translating into MATRRGAKRSVIEISSSSEEGDEEESEPLSESDDDDFDSSASSESDGDYEEYDDEDDIEEEIKESGCDRVLRLLQGGRELKKLKGELRKLTLTDYKAYLRSNGLRLSGTKEECVERIIEHWRMKDGNGQRLYPKSSFTINCTGDVCKGDVVLFTQKVYKNFDKMTRGGELLGKRTIAGRIVKESYGVAKQQHTFTVEVLWSRGVKQLSALFPLLVKGRNLYKLKTFRQRWKNEKERLEVLAEKHKRGEAARFIRATRKSKSIKPTKASSKNKGNKRQKLDHHRRPSKTIQTRKVKKHNCSIDERGKAKVGSKRTKHHHEKPRSPGRLNLAESRNSRAPMRHPNFVPAIGETSLQFNYFSANNFRHFESDYYGQGVPYSYSSNWHSAPRSHLSSYSSYALPAPEHQQYDHGSYPNFSYPRYVSQSSNHPRFPGMVGTHRSSGSFPFVNYERR